The following coding sequences lie in one Tachysurus fulvidraco isolate hzauxx_2018 chromosome 19, HZAU_PFXX_2.0, whole genome shotgun sequence genomic window:
- the LOC113647427 gene encoding forkhead box protein M1-like isoform X5, with the protein MNRTMTSPRRPIILTRRKRPFERNEADETQNKSSTASGAESVSASAQDGIRIVDHPTRPEALVVVVPETAGLQSLLDALDAKRKERGTPGPNKFIFLSGRCGSDDEVKALFQATSENKNLLRPEAAGNDQTLLNSEFPVTSASDSDKEKFDGCVQLQEPQHTEEEPSAVKGPLSERPPYSYMAMIQFAINSKKNKMMTLKEIYNWIEDHFPYFRNVAKPGWKNSIRHNLSLHDMFIRESTPDSKISYWTIKHEANRCLTLDQVYKQQKRVVADPKKATVCTTERKMSPQQTSTASNPISRSGCKRLCIAPKVSNGESSVVVMSAPVAEVQEERVCIPFSEPCNSEEKEMLRKRYKRISRRKQRLVPLSHEEPVLLFPDSTFFDSGLVSDVSAFQEMECDLEPGHDLQLQSETFKTPDKGSHPASSTPSKSLEPWEITPLDQRNCSILDFSPIRTPPQRHEHSELSFCSTPFRDLPLFGSPRELLASCSHEQQTESSNHSLTEDFVLDTMNDSLSNILVDISFSGLEDDDLGMANLSWSQFIPELKLDASL; encoded by the exons ATGAACAGGACGATGACGAGTCCCAGGAGGCCGATAATCCTCACGAGGAGGAAACGGCCGTTTGAAAGAAACGAAGCCGACGAGACGCAGAACAAATCTTCTACGGCGTCTGGAGCAGAATCCGTCTCTGCATCTGCACAAGACGGCATCCGCATTGTGGACCATCCCACTAGGCCGGAAGCACTAGTGGTCGTTGTACCAGAAACCGCCGGTCTTCAGAGCCTCCTCGATGCGCTGGATGCCAAGAGGAAGGAACGTGGTACTCCGGGGCCAAACAAGTTCATTTTTCTGAGTGGAAGATGTGGATCTGACGATGAAGTTAAAGCTCTGTTCCAGGCCACATCAGAGAATAAAAACCTCCTTCGACCTGAAGCAGCTGGAAATGACCAAACTCTACTAAACAGTGAAT TTCCAGTGACAAGTGCCAGTGACTCTGACAAAGAGAAATTCGATGGCTGCGTACAGCTCCAGGAG CcacaacacacagaggaagAACCAAGTGCCGTTAAGGGACCTCTGTCAGAAAGACCACCGTACTCCTATATGGCTATGATCCAGTTTGCAATCAACAGCAAGAAAAATAAGATGATGACACTGAAGGAGATCTATAACTGGATAGAAGACCATTTCCCTTACTTCAGAAATGTAGCTAAACCTGGCTGGAAg AACTCCATTCGCCATAACCTTTCCTTGCACGACATGTTCATCAGAGAGAGCACACCAGACAGCAAGATCTCCTACTGGACCATTAAACACGAAGCAAACCGCTGTCTGACATTAGACCAGGTGTACAAG CAACAGAAGCGAGTTGTGGCTGATCCTAAGAAAGCTACAGTCTGCACTACAG AGAGGAAAATGTCCCCTCAGCAGACCTCCACTGCTTCCAATCCCATCTCCAGATCAGGGTGCAAGAGGCTTTGCATTGCTCCTAAG gtCTCCAATGGTGAATCCAGTGTGGTGGTGATGTCTGCCCCGGTTGCTGAAGTACAGGAAGaacgtgtgtgtataccatTCAGTGAACCCTGCAACAGCGAAGAGAAAGAGATGCTCAGAAAGAGATACAAGAGAATCTCACGTCGGAAGCAGCGTCTAGTCCCACTTTCCCACGAGGAGCCTGTTCTGCTCTTTCCAGACAGCACCTTCTTCGATTCCGGCTTGGTCTCGGATGTCTCCGCCTTCCAGGAAATGGAGTGCGATCTGGAGCCCGGGCATGACTTGCAGTTGCAAAGCGAAACCTTTAAAACCCCTGACAAAGGGAGCCACCCGGCTTCCTCCACACCCAGCAAGTCACTGGAACCGTGGGAGATCACACCGCTGGATCAAAGGAACTGCAGCATTCTGGATTTCAGCCCGATCAGAACACCACCACAGAGGCACGAGCACAGCGAGTTGAGCTTCTGCAGCACGCCTTTCAGAGACCTGCCGCTGTTCGGTTCCCCCCGTGAGCTGCTCGCTTCCTGTTCCCACGAGCAGCAGACGGAATCTAGCAACCACTCGCTCACCGAGGACTTTGTACTGGACACCATGAACGACAGCCTGAGTAACATCTTGGTGGACATCAGCTTCTCTGGGCTGGAGGATGACGACCTGGGCATGGCCAACCTCAGCTGGTCACAGTTTATTCCTGAGCTCAAATTAGATgcatcactttaa
- the LOC113645606 gene encoding low molecular weight neuronal intermediate filament-like isoform X1, with product MDAWYKTKFQDLNKASARHVESVRGIREVVVGYKKDPRIEALKLEMKTVKEKITLLLKEYQDLLNVKMALEIEITTYRKLIEGEDSRLSTMVQGMSLMSASISASLSTSGVRVSGALAEPAGGAAAVAFKPSQSSNGNQETKEEFSHEQAVELTERKTVLIS from the exons ATGGATGCCTGGTACAAGACCAAATTCCAGGACTTGAACAAGGCATCAGCAAGACATGTGGAATCCGTACGGGGAATTAGAGAAGTTGTTGTGGGCTACAAGAAGGAT CCCCGTATCGAGGCTCTGAAGCTGGAAATGAAGACAGTGAAAGAGAAGATCACTCTGCTGCTGAAAGAATATCAGGATCTCCTCAATGTGAAGATGGCTCTTGAGATCGAGATCACCACCTACAG GAAGCTGATCGAAGGCGAGGACTCCCGTTTGTCAACAATGGTGCAAGGCATGTCTCTGATGAGTGCCAGCATCTCTGCGAGTCTCAGCACCTCAGGGGTGAGGGTGAGTGGAGCTTTGGCTGAACCGGCTGGTGGAGCAGCTGCAGTGGCTTTCAAGCCATCGCAGTCTTCTAATGGCAACCAGGAAACTAAGGAGGAATTCTCTCACGAGCAGGCCGTAGAACTGACAGAGAGGAAGACCGTCCTCATTAG TTAA
- the LOC113645606 gene encoding low molecular weight neuronal intermediate filament-like isoform X2 — protein MDAWYKTKFQDLNKASARHVESVRGIREVVVGYKKDPRIEALKLEMKTVKEKITLLLKEYQDLLNVKMALEIEITTYRKLIEGEDSRLSTMVQGMSLMSASISASLSTSGVRVSGALAEPAGGAAAVAFKPSQSSNGNQETKEEFSHEQAVELTERKTVLIRTVKTDEDVIQKDTQERTITISGAADETEE, from the exons ATGGATGCCTGGTACAAGACCAAATTCCAGGACTTGAACAAGGCATCAGCAAGACATGTGGAATCCGTACGGGGAATTAGAGAAGTTGTTGTGGGCTACAAGAAGGAT CCCCGTATCGAGGCTCTGAAGCTGGAAATGAAGACAGTGAAAGAGAAGATCACTCTGCTGCTGAAAGAATATCAGGATCTCCTCAATGTGAAGATGGCTCTTGAGATCGAGATCACCACCTACAG GAAGCTGATCGAAGGCGAGGACTCCCGTTTGTCAACAATGGTGCAAGGCATGTCTCTGATGAGTGCCAGCATCTCTGCGAGTCTCAGCACCTCAGGGGTGAGGGTGAGTGGAGCTTTGGCTGAACCGGCTGGTGGAGCAGCTGCAGTGGCTTTCAAGCCATCGCAGTCTTCTAATGGCAACCAGGAAACTAAGGAGGAATTCTCTCACGAGCAGGCCGTAGAACTGACAGAGAGGAAGACCGTCCTCATTAG AACAGTTAAGACAGACGAGGACGTCATCCAGAAAGACACACAAGAGCGCACCATCACCATCTCCGGAGCAGCAGACGAGACAGAAGAGTAA